A stretch of DNA from Fibrobacter succinogenes:
GAGAGCGAGAGCCTTGGCGCGATCCGGAGCAACTTCCATCGGGACCTGGTAGTTTGCACCACCAACGCGACGGGACTTGACTTCGACACGCGGCTTGATGTTTTCAAGGCAGAGTTCGAACTTTTCGAGCGGGGTTTCCTTGCCTTCAACCTTCTTGTCGAGGAGGTCGAGAGCGGTGTAGACGATCTGTTCAGCGATGGTCTTCTTACCCTGCTTGAGCACGACACCAACGAGTTCGGTGACGAGCGTGGAGTGGAAACGCGGATCCGGGAGGATGGAGCGATGGAGAGCCTTTCTTCTTCTAGACATAGATTACTTCCTTACTTCTTGGCCGGAGCGGCACCTTTCTTCTTAACACCGTACTTGGAGCGGCCGTTCTGACGGCCGTTGACTGCCTGAGTATCAAGCGTACCACGGATGATGTGGTAGCGAACACCCGGAACGTCCTTCACACGACCACCGCGGATGAGCACGATGGAGTGTTCCTGGAGGTTGTGGCCTTCACCCGGGATGTAAGCGGTAACTTCCATCTTGTTGGAAAGGCGCACACGAGCGATCTTACGAAGAGCAGAGTTCGGCTTCTTCGGGGTGCTGGTGTAAACACGGGTGCAAACGCCGCGCTTCTGGGGGCAGGACTTCAAAGCTACGGAAGCGGTCCTGTTGCTGATCTGTTCACGTCCGTTACGGACGAGCTGTTGAATAGTTGGCACTGTTTAATCTCCTAGATTTTGGAGTGCAAATATAGTTTTATTTCCAAATATTTCAAGTACTTAGCTGTTAATTATCTGAATCTTCCTCGTCAGAAGAGCCGATTTCGTTATCCAAGAGCTGGATTCCGGAACCAGATTCGTAATTTTCAGCCTGTACATTCTGCAAACGAGAGCGTTCTTCCATTTCGTCGGCATCGGCATCGATCACTTGGACGTTCCTCAAGTGACGGGCACCAGTACCGCACGGAATAAGTCGACCCATAATCACGTTTTCCTTAAGACCCATGAGCGGATCCACGCAGCCTTCGATGGAGGCGCGGGTAAGGATTTTTTGGGTTTCCTGGAAGGAAGCTGCAGAAATGAAGCTGTCCGTTGCCAAGGAAGCCTTAGTGATACCAAGGAGCATCGGTTGATACTTAGCTTCAGCCTTACCGAGAGCGCGCAGACGTTCGTTTTCGGTACGGAGACGGGTCTTGGAAATTTCTTCGCCCGGCAAGAGATCCGATTCACCCGGATCCAGAATGCGAACCTTGCGCATCATCTGACGAACGATACATTCGATGTGCTTATCTGCAATAGCCACACCTTGCAGGCGGTAAACTGCCTGGATTTCGTTCACCAAGTGGCGCTGCACATCCTCGGGTCCGAGAACGTCGAGGATATCGTGCGGGTCCACACTGCCTTCGCTGATCTTCTGACCAGCACGGACACGGTCACCGTCATTGACCGCCAGATGGATACCACGCGGAACCAGCACTTTCACTTCGTTGCCATCCATCTGCTGAATAATAACTTCTTGG
This window harbors:
- the rpsG gene encoding 30S ribosomal protein S7 encodes the protein MSRRRKALHRSILPDPRFHSTLVTELVGVVLKQGKKTIAEQIVYTALDLLDKKVEGKETPLEKFELCLENIKPRVEVKSRRVGGANYQVPMEVAPDRAKALALRWLLDAARNRNEANMAERLAAELVAAKNSEGNAVRKKNDTHKMAEANKAFAHFRF
- the rpsL gene encoding 30S ribosomal protein S12, with the translated sequence MPTIQQLVRNGREQISNRTASVALKSCPQKRGVCTRVYTSTPKKPNSALRKIARVRLSNKMEVTAYIPGEGHNLQEHSIVLIRGGRVKDVPGVRYHIIRGTLDTQAVNGRQNGRSKYGVKKKGAAPAKK